AAGTCAGGAGACTAGTTTACTAAGTGAGTTTAGTAGACTAGTCTTTTGTGTTATTTGCCAGCAACGATATGGAAAGCCGCGAAGCTACAAGCTCTAAAGGCTAGCGCATCCCAGTTTACTTGGGTTTGGCTAGCCTCTTGTTTTTCAAACCAGGCTGAGGGGGGAGGGCAATGGAGAATTTCCGGTGTCAGTGCAAGAAAATTGTGTGCCAAATTGAAGGAAACACAGTCATCATTAAATGCCGCCACTGTAAACGGTTTATACATATCAAGACTAAAGGCATTATTGACATCCAATACAGACTAACCGCCGGCACTGATGAAGAGAATGTGGCCGTCGTTAAGTTGTAGGCCAGCGGCCTGTTCAAGTATCAAACAGAAAGAGGTGAGCTCTTATGTTGAGACTGGCGATCGGGAATACTGTAGCGTACTTGCTCACGGCGTGGTTCATCGTTTCATTTGCATTGATCACTTTTTCAGGCGTAGCATTTCTCGGCACCCTCCTGTACCACCTGTGCTTCTAGCAATTATTGCGGTCCTCCAAGCCCAAGGCTTCAAGCCTCGAGCTCCCATATTTTTTTTCACCTAAACATTACATTTTTATTGCCATTTGTTTGCAAATTATTTCCGGCTACTAACGGTTTCATAATGATGTTTCCAATTGCAAGCGCGAAAGGAGTGACGGAGATGTGGAAACAGAAACTGGGTGATTCTATCGCCGCTGCTATTACCGCTATGTTTGTGCTAGTGGCGGTGACAATCGTAGCTGCCTCTGTTTTCTGCAGTGTGTTCCTTTTCGCCCAAGCTGCCTGGGCTGCCGGTCCAGGCCAGGGCAATGATTATTGCTTCAGCTGCCATGGCAATGAAGGAATGAAGATCAATTACGATGGTAAAGAAATCCTGTTGACCGTCGACAAAGAAGCCTATGAGAATTCGGTCCACGGTAGTTTCAACTGTACCTCATGCCATGCAGGCACGGAGACCTTTCCACACCAAACCGAATACAACGCCAGCTTCGGCCGGCAAATGATGGAGAATTGTAAATCATGCCATACGGAAATCTACCAGCAGTTTAAGAACAGCACCCATGGACAATACAGCAGCCTTGTTTCCTGTGAGAGCTGCCACGGCAAACCCCATAACATACTGCCGGCTGAAAACAGGGAATCCCAGCACAACCGTTTCAACATTATTGACAGCTGTGGTACCTGTCACAGCGGCGTAGTAATGGAGAGCTACCAGCGCAGTTTCCACGGCATTGCCTTCAGCTATGAGTACGAGAACGCACCTAACTGCGTTGACTGTCATACTGCCCACAGTATTCTGCCCAGTGATAATCCGAACTCTACCATATCGGCTGCCAACATAGGCAGTACCTGTGAGCCCTGCCATAAAGGTATGATCAATGCAGGTGCTAACCTGCTCAACGGCAAGACCCATGTGGTACCGGAGGATAAGGAGAATGCTTTCCCGTTATGGATTACTTGGAAGATATTCTTAGGGCTCATCCTGTTCGATGTGGTCATGAATGGGACCATCCCTACCTTTGAGCTGATTAGGCATTTGAGAAATCTGAAAAAGAAACAAGCAGCCACCAGCGCCGGGGCGAAGAAGAGCATTTAAAGGAGGGAGTACCATGTCTAAAGCTGCTGACAAGGTAATTCAGATTGTCCGCTTTAGCTTGCAGCAGAGGATCCAGCATGGATTGCTGGCCGTCAGCGTCCTGATGTTGATTTTTACCGGGTTTCCCATTAAGTACAGCGCGGAACCTTGGGCTGGTTATGCCATTAAACTGTTTGGCGGATTTGGCAACCTGTTTCTCTTTCACCAGGTCTTCGCGGTCCTGATGGTATTGACTGCAGCTTACCACGTGGTCTGGTTGATTTGGACTTTCATCAAAAAGGGCCCGTCTTGGGAAATGATCCCTACCATTAAGGATTTTAAGGATGCCATTCACCACGCCAAGTACCTGCTGGGTATGACTGACACCCCACCCCAGTACGGTCGTTACAGCTATTTGGAGAAATTCGAGTATTTTGCCGTTATTTGGGGCGTCATTGTAATGGGCTTCTCCGGTCTGATTTTATGGTTCCCCGGTATGTTCTATTGGATGCCGCGCTGGGCCTTTGGAGTAGCCCGGGTAGTACACAGCAACGAAGCCTTCATCTGCATGCTGGCTTTGTTCGTAGGCCATTTCTTCCATGTGCATTTTCATCCCAGGGTTTTCCCCAGCAGTTTAGTTTGGTTGAACGGTAAAATGTCCCTGCACCACCTCAAGGAAGAGCATCCTTTAGAGTATGAACAATTGATCAAAGCTCACCCTGAGCTTAAGGACGCAAAAGCAGAAGAACACCATTCCCGGTGGGCAAGGTCAAAGATTTTAATTTATGGCGAATTGGTCTTCTTCCTAGGGCTTTTCGCTTACCTGCTCTACACTTTCGTCCCTCTGTTCTTGCAGGACTTAATTTAGCCTGAACCTGTCATCCAAAACGGAAGTCATCGCCTGTCACGGGCGATGACTTCCGTTTTTTAGGCAGGAAAATGGGGGCAAACCAAGAATTATATATGATTAAACGAAATGTAGAGGTGTTGATTGTCGTTGCAGAGCAGGCTTAACAGGGCCAGACTCATCGTTTTAGCAGTAACAGTAATCGGGTGGCTGATCCTTTCTGCACTTTCAGGGCTTATTACCGAGGCTATTTGGTTTAACCACCTGGGTTTCGGCAGTGTATTTTGGAAAGTCTTAAATACCAAGCTGGTCATTTATGCCGCCATCTTTACGTTAACCTTTATACTCTTTTTTCTGAACCTAAAGCTGGCTTTAAAGCATCAAAGGGATTATGATATCATTGACAGCGCCCTGCCGCCTGTCCTGAGACTGTACAGGCAGCTCATTCTCTCCAGGCTGCCGTACAGGGCGTTGAATATATTTTTTTTGTGCATCGGCTTAGCCGTGGCCGGCTACACTGCTTACCGGCTGGACACCGGCTGGGCTGTTTGGCTCCAGCTGGTCAATCGTGTGCCCTTTGGTATTGCCGACCCCATTTTTGGTATGGATGTTAGTTTTTTTGTTTTCGTTTTACCTATCTTTGAAACGATCCGGGATATATTATCTCCATTGCTGGTTTGGCTCCTGCCGGTAACTTTCACGGCGTACCTGTTGTTCAACCCGTCCCAGTTAATAGGGTGGCGCAGGACAAAACTGACTTTCGGCCAGCGGCACTTGTTGATCCTGGCCGGGCTGTTGTTTTTTTTGCTGGCTTTTCACATCCTGCTGAAGGCCTTCCGGCTCCCCCTGCACCAAAACTCTTTATTCTTGGGTGCCGGTTACACGGACGTATACGTACTGCTGCCGGGCTACGGTTTATCGACGTTATGTCTAGTGACGCTGGGGATGCTATGTCTCGGGAGCCTGCATACATGGAGATTCAAGTTGACACTGGTGACAGGCCTGGTTAGTTTACTAATTGCCGGTATATCTACCGTGGCGCTGCCGCCGGTGGTGCAGCGGTTGATCGTTGAGCCAAACCAATTCGCCAAGGAAAAGGCTTTCCTAGAACATCACATTAACATGACCCGCTATGCCTATGATTTGGAAAAGGTGGAGGAACGCCAGTTTCCCGCCGGTACCGGCCAGCTGGATTTGGACAAATTCAAAGCCACCATTGACAATATCAGGTTGTGGGATTGGCGGCCGCTGCAATTGAGTTATAATCAACTGCAGGCATTAAGTTACTATTATAGTTTTCACGGCATTGACGTGGATCGCTACCTTATCGACGGGAAGCTGCGACAAGTGATGCTGGCCGCCAGGGAAATTGACTTAAGCAGGTTTGAAGCCCATGTCCAAACTTGGACCAACACCAGGTTAAGATATACACACGGCTACGGCTTAGTGATGAGCCCGGTGGATGAAGCCACTGCCACCGGGTTACCGCTGTTTCTCATTAAGGACATTCCCCCCACCACAGTGACGGGGCTGTCCCTTGAGAGACCGGAGATTTATTTCGGCGAACTTACCGGTGATTATGTCATTACAAATACTAATATTAAGGAATTCGACTATCCCCAGGGAGAGGATAATGCGGAAACCATTTACCAGGGTACGGGCGGCATACTTTTGGATAATTACCTGAAAAGATTGCTGTTTGCGGCCCGCTTCAAAGACTACCGCCTTTTAATCAGTAACGAATTGCACAGGGGGAGCCAGCTTCTGATGCATCGTCAAATAGTGGACCGGGTGCAGCGGATCGCTCCTTTCCTGCGGCTGGATGAGGACCCGTACCTGGTGCTTGAAGACGGCAGACTCTACTGGCTGCTGGATGCTTACACCACCAGCCGGTATTACCCGTATGCGGCCATGACGCCGGGTTGGGGAAACTATGTGCGAAATCCGGTTAAAGTAGTAGTAGACGCGTATCATGGAGATGTGGATTTTTATGTGGTGGACCGGCAAGAACCGATTGCCATGGCCTGGCAGAAGGCTTTTCCGGGGATGTTCAAAAATATTGAAGATATGCCTGCGGGATTGCAAGCACATCTTCGTTATCCGGTGGATTTATTTGAAATACAAGCCAGCATCTACGCCAAGTATCATATGAAGAATCCTTTGGTATTCTATAATGACGAAGATGCGTGGAAAATACCCGAGGAAAAGTTTCAATCAGAAACCGTCACCATGGAACCGTATTATACCATTTTGCAATTGGAAGGACACCAGGAGCCAGAGTTTGTCCTGATGCTTCCCTTCATACCGGCCAAACAAATCGCCAATATGGTGGCTTGGATGGCTGCTCTAAACGATCCGCCCCATTACGGGAAACTCATTGTTTATAAATTCTTTAAGGACCAGCATGTCTATGGGCCAATGCAAATTGAATCCAGGATCGACCAGGATTCGGAAATATCGCAACAGCTGACCTTGTGGGACCAACGAGGCTCCAGGGTAATCCGGGGGAACCTGCTGGTCATCCCCCTCGAGGGCGCCATTCTTTACGTAGAACCTATTTTCCTCCAATCGGAACAAAGCAGCATCCCGGAACTCAGCCGGGTCATCGTGGTGTTTGAAGAACAAGTAGTCATGGCGCGAACCTTAGATGAAGCCTTGGCAGCGATTCTTGGTGACAGACAACAAGAAATAATAGCTAAAGAAGAATGGGAAATAAGACCCTCGGAAGAACCACCAAGCTATCAAGAACTGGCCGCATTGGCCAAAACCGTCTTCGATGAAGCTATAGCAGCGCAGCGACAGGGCAATTGGGCTTTATACGGTGAAAAGCTGGCCCA
The sequence above is a segment of the Clostridia bacterium genome. Coding sequences within it:
- a CDS encoding cytochrome b/b6 domain-containing protein; the encoded protein is MSKAADKVIQIVRFSLQQRIQHGLLAVSVLMLIFTGFPIKYSAEPWAGYAIKLFGGFGNLFLFHQVFAVLMVLTAAYHVVWLIWTFIKKGPSWEMIPTIKDFKDAIHHAKYLLGMTDTPPQYGRYSYLEKFEYFAVIWGVIVMGFSGLILWFPGMFYWMPRWAFGVARVVHSNEAFICMLALFVGHFFHVHFHPRVFPSSLVWLNGKMSLHHLKEEHPLEYEQLIKAHPELKDAKAEEHHSRWARSKILIYGELVFFLGLFAYLLYTFVPLFLQDLI
- a CDS encoding UPF0182 family protein, whose product is MQSRLNRARLIVLAVTVIGWLILSALSGLITEAIWFNHLGFGSVFWKVLNTKLVIYAAIFTLTFILFFLNLKLALKHQRDYDIIDSALPPVLRLYRQLILSRLPYRALNIFFLCIGLAVAGYTAYRLDTGWAVWLQLVNRVPFGIADPIFGMDVSFFVFVLPIFETIRDILSPLLVWLLPVTFTAYLLFNPSQLIGWRRTKLTFGQRHLLILAGLLFFLLAFHILLKAFRLPLHQNSLFLGAGYTDVYVLLPGYGLSTLCLVTLGMLCLGSLHTWRFKLTLVTGLVSLLIAGISTVALPPVVQRLIVEPNQFAKEKAFLEHHINMTRYAYDLEKVEERQFPAGTGQLDLDKFKATIDNIRLWDWRPLQLSYNQLQALSYYYSFHGIDVDRYLIDGKLRQVMLAAREIDLSRFEAHVQTWTNTRLRYTHGYGLVMSPVDEATATGLPLFLIKDIPPTTVTGLSLERPEIYFGELTGDYVITNTNIKEFDYPQGEDNAETIYQGTGGILLDNYLKRLLFAARFKDYRLLISNELHRGSQLLMHRQIVDRVQRIAPFLRLDEDPYLVLEDGRLYWLLDAYTTSRYYPYAAMTPGWGNYVRNPVKVVVDAYHGDVDFYVVDRQEPIAMAWQKAFPGMFKNIEDMPAGLQAHLRYPVDLFEIQASIYAKYHMKNPLVFYNDEDAWKIPEEKFQSETVTMEPYYTILQLEGHQEPEFVLMLPFIPAKQIANMVAWMAALNDPPHYGKLIVYKFFKDQHVYGPMQIESRIDQDSEISQQLTLWDQRGSRVIRGNLLVIPLEGAILYVEPIFLQSEQSSIPELSRVIVVFEEQVVMARTLDEALAAILGDRQQEIIAKEEWEIRPSEEPPSYQELAALAKTVFDEAIAAQRQGNWALYGEKLAQLEDVINQMLTLTSTVEEGDHHGEENEIEEGREQHAEFDA